In a genomic window of Malassezia japonica chromosome 4, complete sequence:
- the LCB4_1 gene encoding sphingosine kinase (COG:I; COG:T; EggNog:ENOG503NVE8): protein MSSLQGVVQGAEAALRVQDAQLIVHSEQTDIVNIPVELVLNSELSVANGQAIATIHFLAPSVMRGVSCGPGKVYRLDRERWRKRSSDPHMAHLELGKVQVRMPAAQQPTAAQWLDELNGLAYPYGPARRRILVVCNPVGGQGFGKRALRKIVLPILEAAGCKLTTILTKKRRDAFVAAHDINVQDYDALVCVGGDGTVHEIVNGLAAREDAIDALHLPLVPVPCGSGNGMFVSLHGATTLNVALACLSALKGRGHVQELCVVTQDAALFPEKETIYPIRGTGEGGKAYVQYYSFLSQAIGLMADIDLGTEHLRFLGDLRFSLSYLFGVVFNKKCDINIEVFLGSRGGTNKARMRARALSEAPSAVDGMTRPDNVRRLKYGSVMDTVEHVAKPLHLSDASEGEPNAQEEAMAGWQQVPVAVSSLYCGKMPYVARSFMAFPYALPSDGAMDILIQKQNSTTLQKVSSLLDGEAGDHVFNPSIRYFKVEACRVTPKTKGTHRTGYLSIDGERVPYAPFQVEVSPLSLQLLSLDDEEWKAPILHPPAVRQHEARRPSK from the exons ATGTCTTCGCTGCAGGGCGTAGTGCAGGGCGCGGAAGCGGCTCTGCGTGTGCAAGATGCGCAGCTTATCGTGCACAGCGAGCAGACAGACATTGTGAATATCCCGGTCGAGCTCGTACTCAACTCGGAGCTGTCCGTGGCGAACGGGCAGGCGATCGCCACGATCCATTTCTTGGCGCCGTCTGTCATGCGGGGCGTTTCGTGTGG CCCGGGAAAAGTCTACAGGCTGGACCGCGAGCGGtggcgcaagcgcagcTCGGACCCACACAtggcgcacctcgagctcggcaaggtaCAGGTGCGGATGCCCGCGGCCCAGCAGCCGACCGCAGCCCAgtggctcgacgagctcaacGGCCTCGCCTACCCCTACGGGCCGGCCCGCCGCCGGATTCTGGTGGTGTGCAACCCGGTGGGTGGCCAGGGTTTTGGcaagcgtgcgctgcgaaAGATCGTCCTGCCaatcctcgaggcggcggggTGCAAGCTCACGACGATCCTCACCAAGAAACGCCGCGACGCTTTCGTGGCCGCGCACGACATTAACGTCCAGGACTATGACGCTCTGGTATGCGTCGGTGGCGACGGCACGGTGCACGAGATCGTCAATGGCCTGGCGGCCCGCGAGGATGCGATCGATGCACTGCACCTGCCGCTGGTGCCGGTGCCGTGCGGCAGCGGTAACGGAATGTTTGTGAGCTTGCACGGCGCAACGACGCTCAACGTCGCGCTTGCCTGCCTCAGTGCGCTGAAAGGGCGCGGCCACGTCCAGGAACTGTGTGTCGTCACGCAGGACGCAGCGCTCTTTCCGGAAAAGGAGACCATCTACCCGATCCGGGGCACGGGCGAAGGCGGCAAGGCGTACGTGCAGTACTACTCGTTTCTCTCGCAGGCGATTGGCCTGATGGCCGACATCGACCTCGGCACCGAGCACCTGCGcttcctcggcgacctgcgtTTCTCGCTTTCGTACCTCTTCGGCGTCGTGTTCAACAAAAAGTGCGACATTAACATTGAGGTCTTTCTCGGGTCGCGGGGCGGGACGAACAAAGCACGtatgcgcgcgcgcgctctgagcgaggcgccgagtGCCGTCGACGGCATGACGCGCCCGGACaatgtgcgccgcctcaaGTACGGCTCGGTGATGGACACGGTCGAGCATGTGGCCAAGCCGCTGCATCTCTCGGATGCATCCGAAGGCGAGCCGAATGCCCAAGAAGAGGCCATGGCAGGGTGGCAGCAGGTGCCAGTCGCCGTGTCGAGTCTCTACTGCGGCAAGATGCCCTATGTCGCCCGCTCGTTCATGGCATTCCCTTACGCACTGCCGTCGGACGGCGCAATGGATATCCTGATCCAGAAGCAAAATTCGACCACGCTCCAAAAGGTGTCGTCGCTTCTAGATGGCGAGGCGGGCGACCACGTCTTTAACCCGAGCATCCGCTACTTTAAAGTCGAGGCCTGTCGCGTGACGCCAAAGACAAAGGGAACGCATCGCACAGGGTACTTGTCGATCGATGGCGAACGGGTGCCGTACGCCCCATTCCAAGTGGAAGTGTCGCCGCTTAGTCTGCAGCTCCTTTCGttggacgacgaggagtgGAAGGCCCCGATTCTGCATCCcccggccgtgcgccaaCATGAGGCACGCAGGCCCAGTAAATAA
- a CDS encoding protein disulfide-isomerase (EggNog:ENOG503NY0R; COG:O; SECRETED:SignalP(1-18)), with product MRTFVLLAALLLTALVHASNVLDLTKTALYDSTVGKEAGVLVEYFAPWCGHCKRLAPEYEKLADSFSRKKDKVLIAKVDADENKELGRRIGLQGFPTIKWFPAHSTEAVEYSGQRTAEALAQFVTEQSNVRSRIPAPEPEAVVELTSSNFDEVVNNPELDVLVEFYAPWCGHCKNLAPIYEKVAKVFRRDSKCVVAKIDANAEENADVKRRFQINSYPTLLFFPQGSNDKWPRPYLKERNEEEFVNFLNEKCFTFRKTDGTLSQFAGRLPSLDGLAARFYTAASDARDSIVAEAKRFAAELTEKEHSEAKDSAASYYLRVMDKVLRDGSDYVKRESDRIGQMLERHAAGTGKFTEDKIDQLQRKYNVLSAFMNERIAVAASKASSSLAAATATSGHDEL from the coding sequence ATGCGGACCTTTGTGTTGCTTGCCGCGCTACTTCTCACTGCGCTTGTGCACGCGTCGAATGTGCTGGACCTGACCAAGACCGCGCTGTATGACAGCACGGTCGGCAAGGAGGCCGGCGTGCTGGTCGAGTACTTTGCGCCGTGGTGTGGCCACtgcaagcgcctcgcgcccgaGTACGAGAAGCTTGCCGACTCGTTCTCGCGCAAGAAGGACAAAGTGCTCATTGCCAAGGTGGATGCGGATGAGAACAAGGAGCTTGGCCGCCGTATCGGCCTGCAGGGCTTCCCTACGATCAAGTGGTTCCCCGCGCACTcgaccgaggcggtcgagtacagcggccagcgcaccgccgaggccctCGCGCAGTTTGTGACAGAGCAGAGCAATGTGCGCAGCCGCATTCCTGCCCcagagcccgaggcggtggtGGAGCTGACGAGCAGCAACTTTGACGAGGTGGTCAACAACCCCGAGCTCGATGTCCTGGTCGAGTTCTACGCGCCGTGGTGTGGTCACTGCAAGAACCTTGCGCCGATCTACGAAAAGGTCGCCAAGGTCTTCCGCCGCGACTCCAAGTGTGTGGTTGCGAAGATCGACGCAAACGCCGAGGAGAACGCCGACGTGAAGCGCCGCTTCCAGATCAACTCGTACCCCACGCTGCTCTTTTTCCCGCAGGGCTCGAACGACAAGTGGCCACGCCCCTACCTGAAGGAGCGCAACGAAGAAGAGTTTGTCAACTTCCTCAACGAAAAGTGCTTCACCTTCCGCAAGACCGACGGCACCCTGTCGCAGTTTGCCGGTCGCCTTccgtcgctcgacggcctcgcggcgcgttTCTACACCGCTGCGAGCGATGCACGCGACAGCATCGTTGCCGAGGCGAAGAGGTTTGCCGCGGAGCTCACCGAGAAGGAGCACTCGGAGGCCAAGGACTCGGCCGCCTCCTACTACCTCCGTGTGATGGACAAGGTGCTGCGTGACGGCTCGGATTACGTGAAGCGCGAGAGCGACCGCATTGGCcagatgctcgagcgccacgcggccggcaccggcaagTTCACCGAGGACAAGATCgaccagctgcagcgcaagtACAATGTGCTCTCGGCCTTTATGAACGAACGCATTGCTGTTGCTGCCAGCAaggcctcgagctcgctcgcggcggcgaccgccaCGTCGGGCCACGACGAATTGTAG
- the URE1 gene encoding urease (EggNog:ENOG503NU8N; COG:F; MEROPS:MER0004801): MHLLPKERDKLILREIGLLAQQRLSRGIRLNMTEAIALLSVVLQEHIRDGTNTVAALMQHGKTILGYRHVKPGVSQILHEVMVEGTFVDGTFLVTLVDPICSPNGNLEAALYGSGLAVPSPDLFPRLSGPEGPVPGEVIPANASPIVLFPDHARVFVRMTNTGDRAVQIGSHYPLLKSNRAMVFPRELVEGRKLDIAAGTAIRFEPGDSKKVTLVDTGWRHADHDLRQRVKQDIQIESPKPFEMSRAAYATMYGPTTGDRVRLGDTDLWAVVEKDYAVYGDECTFGGGKVLRDGMGQATGWPARYVLDTVVTNCLIIDYTGIIKADIGIKDGMIVGIGKAGNPDSMKGVTPHMVVGSCTEVIAGEGLITTAGAIDSHVHFLSMDMCEEGLASGTTTLIGGGTGPAAGSRATTCTPGPWHIKKMLQATDSLPMNVLFSGKGNDSKPQGLIDQVKAGAGALKVHEDWGATLDVINTCLEVCDTYDIQCAIHTDSLNETGFVEATLNAINGRAIHTYHSEGAGGGHAPDLIRVVGESNIMPSSTNPTRPYCVNTLDEHLDMLMVCHHLSKSIAEDVSFADSRIRAETIAAEDVLQDMGAISMMSSDSQAMGRIGEVVSRTWRTANKMKNQRGPLRAGGAVERDTMVRDNERIKRYVAKYTINPAITHGVSHLIGSVEVGKLADLVLYRPDNFGTRPETVIKGGQIVMSNIGESNGSIPTVQPIYLRKTWGSQPECAAENSIAFVSKTSLQNVAAYGLRKRVEAVKGCRHIGKEDMKLNTATPRIRVNPETYEVFADGHLASVPPATELALTQGACVF; this comes from the exons ATGCATCTGCTGCCCAAAGAGCGGGATAAGCTtatcctgcgcgag ATCGGCCTGCTggcccagcagcgcctgtCGCGCGGGATTCGACTGAATAtgaccgaggcgatcgCGCTCCTCTCGGTTGTGCTCCAGGAGCACATTCGCGACGGAACCAACACCGTTGCTGCGCTGATGCAGCACGGCAAGACGATCCTCGGCTACCGTCACGTCAAACCCGGTGTCTCACAAATTCTGC ACGAGGTCATGGTCGAGGGCACCTTTGTCGACGGCACATTCCTGG TCACGCTCGTGGATCCGATCTGTTCGCCCAACGGcaacctcgaggcggcgctgtaCGGCTCGGGCctcgccgtgccgagccCCGATCTCTTTCCGAGGCTCTCGGGTCCCGAAGGCCCGGTGCCAGGCGAGGTCATTCCGGCCAATGCCTCTCCGATCGTGCTCTTCCCGGACCATGCGCGTGTCTTTGTGCGCATGACCAACACCGGCGACCGTGCGGTGCAGATCGGCTCGCACTATCCGCTCCTCAAGTCGAACCGTGCCATGGTTTTTCCCCgtgagctcgtcgagggccgcaagctcgacaTTGCGGCCGGCACGGCCATCCGCTTCGAGCCGGGCGACTCGAAGAAGGTGACGCTCGTGGATACCGGCTGGCGTCACGCCGATCATGACCTCCGCCAGCGTGTGAAGCAAGATATCCAGATCGAGTCGCCCAAGCCATTCGAAATGagccgcgcggcgtacgcgaCAATGTACGGCCCGACGACTGGCGACCGTGTGCGTCTGGGCGACACGGACCTCTGGGCGGTCGTCGAAAAAGACTATGCAGTGTACGGCGACGAGTGCACATTTGGCGGCGGAAAGGTCTTGCGTGACGGGATGGGCCAGGCGACGGGATGGCCCGCACGCTACGTGCTTGACACGGTCGTGACCAACTGCCTAATCATCGACTATACCGGCATCATCAAGGCAGATATCGGTATCAAAGACGGCATGATTGTCGGCATCGGCAAAGCCGGCAATCCCGACTCGATGAAGGGCGTCACGCCGCATATGGTCGTCGGCTCGTGCACCGAGGTGATTGCGGGCGAAGGCCTCATCAcgaccgccggcgcgaTCGACTCACACGTGCACTTTCTCTCGATGGACATGTGCGAAGAAGGCCTGGCATCTGGCACCACGACGCTCATTGGTGGTGGCACAGGCCCTGCGgccggctcgcgcgcgacgacgtgcacgcCCGGCCCGTGGCACATCAAAAAGATGCTGCAAGCCACCGATTCCCTGCCGATGAATGTGCTGTTTAGCGGCAAAGGCAACGACTCCAAGCCCCAGGGCCTGATCGATCAGGTCAAggccggtgccggcgcaCTCAAGGTCCACGAGGACTGGGGCGCGACGCTTGACGTGATCAACACGTGCTTGGAGGTGTGCGACACGTACGACATCCAATGCGCGATCCACACCGACTCCCTGAACGAGACCGGCTTTGTGGAGGCGACGCTCAACGCGATCAACGGCCGGGCGATCCACACGTACCACTCGGAAGGCGCCGGTGGCGGTCACGCCCCCGATCTGATCCGTGTCGTGGGCGAGTCAAATATCATGCCATCCTCGACGAACCCCACGCGGCCGTACTGTGTCAACACGCTGgacgagcacctcgacatGCTCATGGTGTGCCATCACCTGTCCAAGAGCATTGCTGAGGACGTGTCGTTTGCCGACTCGCGTATCCGTGCCGAGacgatcgccgccgaggacgtGCTACAGGACATGGGCGCGATCAGCATGATGAGCTCTGATTCGCAGGCGATGGgccgcatcggcgaggtcgTCTCGCGgacgtggcgcacggcgaaCAAGATGAAGAACCAGCGTGgcccgctgcgtgccggcggcgcagtcgagcgcgacacgATGGTGCGCGACAATGAGCGCATCAAGCGCTACGTCGCCAAGTATACCATCAACCCCGCGATCACGCACGGCGTGTCGCACCTGATCGGCTCGGTCGAGGTCGGAAAGCTCGCAGACCTTGTGCTGTACCGCCCCGACAACTTTGGCACGCGCCCCGAAACGGTGATCAAAGGCGGGCAGATTGTCATGAGCAACATTGGCGAGTCGAACGGCAGCATTCCTACGGTGCAGCCGATCTACCTGCGCAAGACCTGGGGCTCCCAGCCCGAGTGCGCAGCGGAAAACAGCATCGCGTTTGTGAGCAAGACCAGCCTGCAAAATG TTGCCGCCTACGGCTTAAGGAAGCGTGTCGAGGCCGTAAAGGGATGCCGCCACATTGGCAAAGAGGACATGAAACTGAacacggcgacgccgcgcatccGTGTCAACCCCGAAACCTACGAGGTGTTTGCCGACGGGCACCTGGCTTCTGTGCCCCCCGCCACGGAGCTCGCCTTGACGCAGGGCGCGTGTGTTTTCtaa